Proteins encoded in a region of the Anopheles aquasalis chromosome 2, idAnoAquaMG_Q_19, whole genome shotgun sequence genome:
- the LOC126572033 gene encoding daxx-like protein: METSSPSVIVLDSDSDSEGAHGRQGKRKSSVITSVGSVKQPNGNVTPQELQQQQSPTASNAQVSSGEPARKRIKPITVATNLSARGSPNGVHNNNNNSNSRASVESGGQSENFAQITFSEDWEKEMKQYQRELNGQSRKQPASSETTAVVVLDGPPDTPASPTRSSTTSTTVNDEPERLDGRPLKIKQQATTAVKVEKNPIGPEFQQLLDACRKADPSKEMELLIQKRLIRYYEIVHPDYVNSKSFKKAVAATVIDVQTHPNLVFLKLSGIVEELNARRKSRAILEPATTTATTTTTSTSNGGGSADGKDGSPSGQSNATGKDARKDQQIARLNRTLYCLKKRIQMLEEAEVDFNHDANSAYMMVQRYKKRAFDVYQKLCDITGESKDAHRLVKKPIHFQGTPYTEFNRTIQLFVNRTDSFPDFRDVLKCLQHCDQKYGYNLRREQMDRVAQDAFLQVGKLLQKRRKTDLYETVSYYANDATDPALADQKLQEKLDQNRKYYNKVGELIDKFAKAEANEEIEVFEDLPLPDDYPSAVLAVDEGGVKESKTEQTQPSNSSSSSTSGPSSSRNSGSSSSSNSSNSTASGISKKDTSANRTTTVSATDDSAKVLIADLTDSEDDDDDDDDDDEEDEEEDEEEDDEEQTTKENVKPDCFEDIVISDDEELLLPES; encoded by the exons ATGGAAACCTCTTCACCGTCAGTGATAGTTCTTGATTCCGACTCCGATTCTGAAGGG GCGCATGGGAGGCAGGGCAAACGAAAATCGAGCGTTATCACATCGGTCGGGTCGGTCAAACAACCGAATGGGAACGTTACCCCCcaggaactgcagcagcaacagtctcCGACCGCGAGCAATGCACAGGTTTCCAGCGGAGAACCGGCTCGTAAGCGGATTAAACCGATTACAGTTGCAACAAATTTGTCTGCTCGCGGATCGCCCAATGGagtgcacaacaacaacaacaacagcaacagccgggCATCGGTTGAAAGCGGCGGCCAGAGTGAAAACTTTGCACAAATCACGTTCTCCGAGGATTGGGAGAAGGAAATGAAGCAATACCAGCGCGAGCTGAACGGACAATCGCGAAAACAGCCAGCATCATCGGAGACCACTGCTGTCGTGGTGCTAGATGGACCTCCCGATACCCCCGCAAGTccaacacgcagcagcaccacatcgACGACGGTTAATGATGAGCCGGAGCGCCTCGATGGTCGTCCGTTGAAAATTAAACAGCAGGCGACGACAGCGGttaaagtggaaaaaaatcctATCGGGCCGGAATTCCAACAGCTACTCGATGCGTGCCGGAAAGCAGATCCttcgaaggaaatggaattgcTCATCCAAAAGCGCCTCATACGCTACTATGAGATTGTGCATCCGGATTACGTGAATTCGAAAAGCTTCAAAAAGGCGGTCGCAGCCACGGTGATCGATGTGCAGACGCATCCCAATCTCGTGTTCCTGAAGCTATCGGGCATAGTGGAAGAGCTGAATGCACGACGTAAATCACGGGCCATCCTCGAGCCTGccacgacaacggcgacaacgaccacAACGTCAACGTCTAACGGTGGAGGTTCGGCAGATGGAAAGGATGGCTCCCCCAGCGGTCAGTCCAATGCGACGGGAAAAGACGCGCGGAAGGATCAGCAGATTGCGCGTCTCAATCGAACACTATACTGTTTGAAGAAGCGCATCCAGATGCTCGAGGAGGCGGAAGTCGATTTCAATCACGATGCCAACTCGGCCTACATGATGGTGCAGCGGTACAAGAAGCGCGCCTTCGACGTATACCAGAAGCTGTGTGATATCACGGGCGAAAGTAAGGACGCCCATCGGCTAGTGAAGAAACCAATTCACTTCCAGGGCACCCCGTACACCGAGTTTAACCGCACCATACAGCTGTTCGTCAATCGAACCGATTCATTCCCTGACTTCCGGGATGTGCTCAAGTGCTTGCAGCATTGCGATCAAAAGTATGGCTACAACCTGCGCCGGGAACAGATGGACCGGGTGGCGCAAGATGCGTTCTTGCAGGTCGGCAAGCTCCTGCAGAAGCGTCGCAAGACAGATCTCTACGAAACGGTCTCGTACTACGCGAATGATGCTACTGATCCCGCCCTGGCAGACCAGAAGCTGCAGGAGAAGCTGGATCAGAATCGTAAATACTACAACAAAGTAGGCGAACTTATCGACAA ATTTGCAAAAGCGGAAGCGAATGAGGAGATAGAGGTGTTTGAGGATCTTCCTTTACCGGACGACTATCCATCAGCAGTCCTCGCGGTCGACGAAGGTGGTGTAAAGGAGAGCAAAACCGAACAAACGCAGCCAtccaacagcagtagcagtagtaccAGCGGccctagtagtagtagaaatagtggtagtagcagtagcagtaatTCAAGTAACAGCACAGCAAGTGGTATCAGCAAAAAGGATACGTCAGCCAACCGAACCACTACCGTTTCGGCGACGGATGATTCCGCCAAAGTGCTGATCGCTGACCTAACCGACagtgaggacgatgatgatgatgatgatgatgatgacgaagaagacgaagaggaggatgaggaggaagacgatgaGGAACAAACCACCAAGGAGAACGTGAAACCGGACTGCTTCGAAGATATTGTGATTTCCGATGAtgaggagctgctgctgcccgagTCATAG
- the LOC126570257 gene encoding pre-rRNA-processing protein TSR1 homolog: MGTETIHRPGALKQTNKLHKHGKHASKRELDRVAKGKVNLKTLTRRPNRQQTREERRQQANDIRKNKRQEAIALKRAIGGALTAPFLTCVLPLNDLIDPNSALRMIEGCDPEATVISVFDRIRYMNVPRFRQRFSFVVPETGRGKELNVLDALKVCDSVVLVLSAAAAADAEDVIDKTGAKVLNMALTQGLPTPIVCLMDLPSINPKKRNQVKVNIQKAISTILPDEKLMQLDTETDGLNLLRRIGGQKRKVLHNRANRPHMLGEKVEFVPSTGAPDEVAGVLGTLKVTGFLRGVALSVNQLVHIPGLGDFQLEAIASPDDPYRLRKPDDGEMMSGETRPRLVADPERQASLQRENVPDEMDAEQTWPTEEEIAASRQETKKKLVKRVPKGMSDYQASWIPEIEEVDEDEDDDDDDEDEDGDEDDNMSCVSEAESKVAADEEAGDEQDFDEVSVSSDAPVSAERYDKEMDLEEERSTLAKIQAARDDEVFPDEIDTPANSTARERFRKYRGLESFRTSAWDVKENLPFDYARVYQFQNFDRTKRRILREAQELEGDDVVMPGWYVRLEVKNVPQALWTAYTSAMGTTDRVIVYGLLPHEHQMSVMNVCLKRTPNSTIPIKSKERMIVQCGYRRFIVNPIFSQHTNSDKHKYERYFRPGGAIVATFFAPIQFPPAPVLCFRENPDTTLSMVASGSVLTCNPDRVVLKRVVLSGHPFKINRKYATIRFMFFNPEDIAYFKPCKLRTKLGRVGHIKESLGTHGHMKCIFDAQLKSHDTVLLYLYKRVFPKWTYEDCIVSCPSVAASTSVSGPTATSVPKGERSVTFNTKVEMMQE, encoded by the exons ATGGGTACGGAAACTATTCATCGTCCTGGTGCGCTGAAGCAAACCAACAAGCTTCACAAACATGGAAAACACGCTTCGAAGCGTGAATTGGATCGTGTCGCGAAAG GTAAAGTGAATCTGAAAACGCTAACACGTCGCCCAAATCGGCAACAAACTCGTGAGGAACGTCGTCAGCAAGCAAACGACATTCGCAAGAACAAGCGCCAGGAGGCGATCGCTTTGAAGCGCGCGATCGGTGGTGCTCTGACGGCACCATTCCTGACCTGCGTGTTGCCGCTGAACGATTTGATCGACCCAAATTCGGCCCTACGGATGATCGAAGGATGTGACCCGGAGGCCACCGTTATCAGCGTGTTCGATCGTATCCGGTACATGAA TGTACCTCGCTTCCGGCAACGGTTTTCGTTTGTCGTCCCCGAAACCGGCCGTGGCAAGGAGTTGAACGTGTTGGATGCACTGAAAGTTTGCGATTCGGTGGTGCTTGTGCTATCggcagccgccgctgccgaTGCAGAAGATGTGATCGATAAGACGGGTGCGAAGGTGCTGAACATGGCACTAACCCAAGGATTGCCAACGCCGATCGTTTGCCTGATGGATTTACCCTCGATCAATCCGAAGAAGCGCAACCAAGTGAAGGTGAACATACAGAAAGCCATCTCGACCATTCTTCCCGATGAAAAGCTTATGCAGCTCGATACGGAGACGGATGGATTGAATCTGTTGCGTCGCATCGGTGGCCAAAAGCGTAAAGTGCTTCATAACCGGGCCAACCGACCGCATATGCTGGGAGAGAAGGTAGAATTCGTCCCCAGTACCGGTGCCCCGGATGAGGTGGCCGGAGTGTTGGGTACACTGAAAGTGACCGGGTTTCTACGCGGTGTCGCGCTGTCGGTCAATCAACTGGTACATATTCCCGGCTTGGGTGATTTCCAGCTCGAGGCCATAGCTTCACCGGATGATCCGTACCGTTTGCGGAAACCGGACGATGGCGAAATGATGTCCGGTGAGACGCGACCCCGGTTGGTTGCTGATCCGGAGCGCCAGGCAAGCTTACAGCGTGAGAACGTCCCGGATGAGATGGATGCCGAGCAGACGTGGCCAACGGAGGAGGAAATTGCCGCATCACGACaagagacgaagaagaagctcgtCAAGCGCGTTCCAAAGGGCATGAGCGACTATCAAGCTTCCTGGATTCCGGAGATTGAAGAAGTGGAcgaagatgaggatgatgatgatgacgacgaggatgaagacggtgatgaggatgataaTATGTCCTGCGTGTCAGAGGCCGAAAGCAAAGTGGCGGCCGATGAGGAGGCAGGAGATGAGCAGGATTTCGATGAAGTGAGCGTCTCGTCGGATGCTCCCGTATCGGCTGAACGGTACGATAAGGAGATGGATTTGGAAGAGGAACGTAGTACGCTGGCGAAGATACAGGCCGCCCGGGACGATGAAGTGTTCCCGGATGAGATCGACACACCGGCCAATTCGACGGCTCGGGAACGGTTCCGCAAGTACCGTGGCCTCGAATCGTTCCGTACCTCCGCCTGGGATGTCAAGGAGAACCTTCCGTTCGATTACGCTCGCGTGTATCAGTTCCAGAACTTTGATCGCACCAAGCGTCGCATTCTGCGTGAAGCGCAAGAGCTGGAAGGTGACGATGTGGTCATGCCCGGTTGGTACGTCCGGCTGGAGGTGAAGAACGTTCCACAGGCCCTCTGGACGGCGTACACCAGCGCCATGGGAACGAccgatcgtgtgatcgtgtACGGATTGCTCCCTCACGAGCATCAAATGTCCGTGATGAACGTGTGTCTCAAGCGAACGCCCAACTCGACGATCCCGATCAAATCGAAAGAGCGAATGATCGTCCAGTGTGGCTATCGGCGGTTCATCGTCAATCCAATCTTCagccaacacacaaacagtgATAAGCACAAGTATGAACGATATTTCCGACCGGGTGGCGCAATCGTGGCAACGTTCTTCGCACCGATCCAGTTCCCTCCGGCACCGGTCCTGTGTTTCCGTGAAAATCCCGACACGACGCTCTCGATGGTCGCTTCCGGTAGTGTGCTCACGTGCAATCCCGATCGTGTCGTGCTGAAGCGCGTCGTTCTGAGCGGCCATCCGTTCAAGATCAATCGCAAGTATGCTACGATTCGCTTTATGTTCTTCAATCCCGAAGATATTGCGTACTTTAAACCGTGTAAGCTACGCACGAAGCTTGGGCGCGTCGGCCATATCAAGGAATCGCTCGGTACGCACGGCCACATGAAATGTATCTTCGATGCGCAGCTCAAATCGCACGATACGGTGCTGCTGTATCTGTATAAGCGTGTGTTCCCCAAGTGGACGTACGAGGATTGTATCGTATCGTGTCCTTCTGTGGCGGCCAGTACCTCAGTCTCCGGTCCGACTGCGACCAGTGTTCCGAAAGGTGAACGATCGGTAACGTTCAACACGAAGGTTGAAATGATGCAGGAGTGA
- the LOC126572037 gene encoding probable serine hydrolase — translation MASSVALRWTFSSGRPFLKAATISGGGHHRRSHHQAHNLVEQHDRQHDVEEVRIPVPYGEIAGKWWGPKNVRPIVSIHGWQDNAGTFDRLIPLLPKHISFLAIDLPGHGLSSRIPDGMMYHSLDNTFLLFYLMREYGWKKLSLMGHSMGSILSFIFTATFPDKVDFYIGIDALKPHISDPHKFPGRLEKRLPQALLADIRNREKSEPPSYPYVELIERLHLGTNKSVSREAAPFLLYRNTRKSTLHPDRYYFTRDSRLKHSLGVGWEQAINLEFAKRIKLPYLFIKAKHSPYYEERKYFDEFVETVQANNPLFQLEFIDSTHHLHLTEPEKISPIISKFLEKHWKQENEH, via the exons ATGGCCTCATCGGTTGCGCTGAGATGGACCTTTTCCAGTGGACGTCCCTTCCTAAAGGCGGCCACGATCAGTGGCGGAGGACACCATCGTCGCTCGCATCATCAGGCGCACAATCTCGTGGAGCAGCACGATCGTCAGCATGAT GTGGAGGAAGTACGGATTCCGGTACCGTACGGTGAAATTGCCGGAAAATGGTGGGGACCGAAGAACGTGCGACCCATCGTATCGATTCACGGTTGGCAGGACAACGCGGGCACCTTTGATCGGTTGATACCGCTGCTACCGAAGCACATTAGCTTCCTGGCGATCGATCTTCCGGGCCATGGGCTTTCCTCACGCATTCCTGACGGCATGATGTACCACTCGCTCGACAACACGTTCCTGCTGTTCTATCTGATGCGCGAGTACGGCTGGAAGAAGCTGTCCCTGATGGGCCACTCGATGGGTTCGATTCTGAGCTTCATCTTTACCGCAACGTTCCCCGATAAGGTGGATTTCTATATCGGTATCGATGCCCTTAAACCGCACATCTCCGATCCGCACAAGTTCCCGGGCCGGTTAGAGAAACGACTTCCGCAGGCCCTCCTGGCGGACATTCGCAATCGAGAGAAATCGGAACCACCGTCGTATCCGTACGTGGAGCTGATTGAACGGTTGCACCTCGGGACGAACAAATCGGTCAGCCGGGAAGCGGCACCATTCCTACTGTACCGCAATACGCGCAAATCAACGCTCCATCCGGACCGGTACTACTTTACCCGAGACAGCCGATTGAAGCACAGTCTCGGTGTCGGCTGGGAGCAGGCCATTAATCTGGAGTTTGCCAAGCGCATCAAGTTGCCCTATCTGTTCATCAAAGCCAAACACTCGCCGTACTACGAGGAACGGAAGTACTTTGACGAGTTTGTCGAAACGGTCCAGGCGAACAATCCGCTCTTCCAGCTCGAGTTTATCGACAGTACGCACCATCTGCATCTGACGGAACCGGAGAAGATAAGTCCGATCATTAGCAAGTTTCTGGAGAAACACTGGAAACAGGAGAATGAACACTAG
- the LOC126572034 gene encoding kynurenine formamidase, with translation MAKHTGTITCHRRVPPLIRYRAFVVCTLFVSGLALVADRLPVGEAEPLDLSFVKQFLRNRIASSKSKAACVADMKSGTEIVGPPTAETLAIWEKQYSPSAWSIRYETPAEVINYHVQFAKEVSDANRAAMTTKLDIDYGSGEREKVDIYGDDLPEDAPLFVYIHGGYWQMLEKETSAYPAKPLVDRGIRVMIVGYELCPSVTLDELVNQIRVAGEYVLNYATEHGVRQVALAGHSAGAHLIASMLDKQFKSAVGGEEFALLKDVYLISGVYDVQELRYTVSVNQDNLLGLNDNNVLRLSPLSMSFSHLTGDGAGPRFHVYVAEHDSEVFRTMATGMKNHLESFALTCDLNVLPGLDHFDIVENLSQTDHPLTIAILKGFDKTIDTTVEEVI, from the exons ATGGCCAAACACACTGGCACGATTACGTGCCATCGACGAGTGCCGCCGCTGATAAGGTACCGGGCATTCGTCGTCTGCACGCTGTTTGTCTCCGGCTTAGCTCTCGTCGCAGATCGTCTCCCTGTCGGTGAGGCTGAACCGCTTGATTTGAGTTTCGTCAAACAGTTCCTTCGCAATCGCATAGCGAGCAGCAAATCAAAGGCAGCTTGTGTGGCCGACATGAAGTCAGGCACTGAAATCGTGGGACCACCGACCGCGGAAACGTTGGCCATCTGGGAGAAGCAATACTCACCCTCGGCCTGGAGTATCCGCTACGAAACGCCCGCCGAGGTCATCAATTATCATGTGCAGTTCGCGAAGGAAG TGAGTGACGCCAATCGGGCTGCAATGACGACGAAACTGGACATCGATTATGGGAGTGGAGAGCGGGAAAAGGTGGACATTTATGGGGATGATCTACCCGAGGATGCACCGCTGTTCGTGTACATTCACGGTGGTTACTGGCAGATGCTGGAGAAGGAAACGTCCGCCTATCCAGCGAAACCACTGGTCGATCGGGGTATCCGTGTGATGATCGTAGGTTACGAGCTGTGCCCCTCGGTTACGCTGGACGAGCTGGTGAATCAAATCCGGGTGGCCGGTGAGTACGTGCTGAACTATGCCACGGAACACGGCGTGCGGCAGGTGGCCCTGGCAGGGCATTCGGCCGGTGCGCACCTGATTGCTAGTATGCTGGATAAGCAGTTCAAAAGTGCCGTCGGTGGCGAAGAGTTTGCTCTACTTAAGGACGTCTATCTCATCTCGGGAGTGTACGACGTACAGGAACTACGCTACACCGTGAGCGTTAATCAGGACAATCTGCTCGGTTTGAACGATAACAACGTGCTCCGGTTGTCACCGTTGTCGATGAGCTTTAGCCACCTGACCGGCGACGGAGCGGGGCCACGGTTTCACGTGTACGTAGCCGAGCACGATAGTGAAGTGTTCCGCACTATGGCCACCGGTATGAAGAACCATCTGGAATCGTTTGCGTTAACCTGTGATTTGAACGTGCTGCCAGGACTCGATCATTTCGATATTGTGGAGAACCTATCCCAAACCGATCACCCGTTGACGATTGCGATTCTGAAAGGATTCGACAAGACGATCGATACCACGGTAGAGGAAGTGATATAG
- the LOC126569978 gene encoding probable serine hydrolase, whose product MATPQENLRMVQQNDELHKVREIRLPLPFGDVCCKWWGPSDVRPIVCLHGWLDNAGSFDRLIPLLPRDISFLAIDLPGHGRSAHLPAGVAYNALDVLRLLLHVMQLYGWPRISLMCHSISAVMAYVFAGIFPERVELLISFDLLKPFILDPDMSLFLFADSIPKSLDFDAASDRQVKPAKEYQYDRLVEHMHTGFQESISREACHYLLYRAFKPVPDQPGYFWRVSDQRVRHNHGLVWSHELNLYIARRIKVPFLFLKTTETPIFEDPRYHQETIDALVACNERFVMGTVEGKHHAHLSNPERVAPFVSNFLAKHWTKDNWQVSKL is encoded by the exons atgGCGACCCCACAAGAAAACCTACGAATGGTACAGCAAAACGACGAACTACACAAG GTCCGGGAGATACGACTACCACTGCCCTTCGGAGACGTGTGCTGTAAATGGTGGGGTCCTAGTGATGTGCGACCGATCGTCTGTCTGCACGGATGGCTCGATAATGccggttcgttcgatcgcttgATACCGCTGCTACCGCGCGACATCAGCTTCCTCGCGATCGATCTGCCTGGTCATGGCCGATCGGCGCACCTACCGGCCGGTGTTGCCTACAATGCACTCGACGTGCTTCGGTTGCTTCTTCACGTGATGCAGCTGTACGGTTGGCCACGGATTTCGCTCATGTGCCACTCGATCAGTGCGGTGATGGCGTACGTGTTTGCCGGTATCTTCCCGGAGCGTGTAGAGCTGTTGATTTCGTTCGATCTACTGAAACCCTTCATTCTCGATCCCGATATGTCGCTGTTCCTGTTTGCGGATTCAATTCCCAAATCCCTCGACTTCGACGCTGCGTCCGATCGTCAGGTTAAGCCGGCCAAGGAGTACCAGTACGATCGACTCGTTgagcacatgcacacaggATTTCAGGAATCGATTAGCCGCGAAGCGTGTCACTATCTGTTGTATCGTGCCTTTAAACCGGTGCCCGATCAACCGGGTTACTTCTGGCGCGTTTCGGATCAACGGGTACGGCACAACCATGGGTTGGTTTGGTCCCACGAGCTCAATCTGTACATCGCACGCCGGATAAAGGtgcccttcctcttcctgAAAACCACTGAGACGCCCATCTTTGAGGATCCCCGGTACCACCAGGAAACGATCGATGCGCTTGTGGCGTGCAATGAACGATTTGTGATGGGTACGGTGGAAGGCAAACATCATGCCCATCTTTCGAACCCCGAACGTGTTGCGCCATTTGTGAGCAATTTTTTGGCCAAGCATTGGACGAAAGACAATTGGCAAGTGAGTAAGCTCTAG
- the LOC126569976 gene encoding probable serine hydrolase, translated as MAEVVECNRTAAQSDGETNHNTPEPHPMIKFIELQDKQNKATEVEIPVPYGKIAGKWYGPQDVRPIVCLHGWLDNCGTFDRLLPLLPEEVSFLAIDLPGHGYSSRIPDGMVYYQLDCIPLLLNIMQEYGWTKISLMGHSMGAIICFIFTALFPDKVDLLIGIDALKPLSYRRERFPERLSKQVTKLIEADTRNREKSEPPSYAYEEMIDRLYAGTAASVTRETCPYLLQRNIKPSRKFPGKYFFDRDNRMKYNVIPGWADSINMELAKRITAPFLTIRALDSINPGAKDGFEETVAVLTESNPRYEVAYVKGTHHVQLTEPENCVPPLVAFLRKYWRKEPEVLSRL; from the exons ATGGCTGAGGTCGTGGAGTGTAACCGAACCGCGGCACAATCCGACGGTGAAACCAACCACAACACGCCGGAACCACATCCAATGATCAAATTCATTGAACTAcaggacaaacaaaacaag GCAACGGAAGTTGAGATCCCAGTTCCATATGGCAAGATAGCGGGCAAGTGGTACGGTCCGCAGGATGTACGGCCAATCGTCTGCCTGCACGGTTGGCTCGATAACTGTGGTACCTTTGATCGgttgctaccgctgctgccggAGGAAGTGAGCTTCCTGGCGATCGACCTGCCCGGCCATGGATACTCCTCGAGGATACCGGACGGTATGGTGTACTATCAGCTGGATTGtattccgctgctgctgaacatCATGCAGGAGTACGGCTGGACAAAGATCTCCCTCATGGGCCACTCGATGGGTGCGATCATCTGTTTCATCTTTACCGCCCTGTTCCCGGACAAGGTGGATCTGCTGATCGGTATCGATGCGCTCAAACCCCTCAGCTACCGCCGGGAACGGTTTCCCGAGCGATTGAGCAAACAGGTCACGAAGCTCATCGAAGCGGACACCCGGAACCGGGAAAAATCAGAACCACCTTCGTATGCGTACGAAGagatgatcgatcggttgtaTGCCGGAACGGCGGCCTCGGTAACACGCGAAACTTGCCCGTACCTGCTGCAGCGGAACATTAAACCGTCGCGCAAGTTCCCCGGGAAGTATTTCTTCGACCGGGACAATCGTATGAAGTACAACGTGATCCCTGGCTGGGCGGACAGTATTAACATGGAGCTAGCGAAGCGTATCACCGCACCTTTCCTCACCATCCGGGCACTCGATTCAATAAACCCGGGTGCGAAGGATGGCTTCGAGGAGACGGTGGCCGTACTGACGGAATCGAACCCCCGTTATGAGGTAGCTTACGTGAAGGGTACCCATCACGTTCAGCTGACGGAACCGGAAAACTGTGTACCGCCGTTGGTGGCCTTTTTGCGCAAATATTGGCGCAAAGAGCCGGAGGTTTTGAGTCGTCTGTGA
- the LOC126572038 gene encoding 40S ribosomal protein S21 isoform X2, with protein MENDAGEFVDLYCPRKCSSSNRIIHAKDHASIQINIVDVDPETGRMLDTSKVYAICGEIRRMGESDDCIVRLAKKDGLVSK; from the exons ATGGAGAACGACGCCGGAGAGTTCGTTGATTTGTACTGCCCCCGCAAGTG CTCGTCGAGCAACCGCATCATCCACGCCAAGGATCATGCCTCGATCCAGATCAACATCGTCGATGTCGACCCGGAAACTGGCCGCATGCTGGACACCTCGAAGGTGTACGCTATCTGCGGAGAAATCCGCCGCATGGGAGAGTCGGACGATTGCATCGTTCGTCTGGCGAAGAAGGACGGTCTCGTTTCGAAGTAA
- the LOC126569977 gene encoding probable serine hydrolase: MDVDSQRIETLVERHDREHGVQEVRIPVPFGEIAGKWWGPRNVRPIVCLHGWQDNAGTFDTLIPLLPPHISFLALDTPGHGYSSRIPHGMSYQPMNVFYMLNFIMAEYGWRKISLMGHSMGSVLVYAYAAVFPTRVDLVVSLDALKPQVFPDSVMVSLMAELTPELVKADRRNQDRTEPPAYTYEEAIDRLYHGAVNSITREACPFLLQRNIRRSAKYPEKYYFSRDSRLKYGLGFLWSQAINLRLAQNLTMPFLFVKASDSPYWESKQYYDEAIEILRRDNAHFELQHVEGTHHVHLSHPERVAPAVTEFLRKYWQKDDDSEHTSSKL, encoded by the exons ATGGATGTCGATAGCCAACGGATTGAAACGCTCGTAGAGAGACACGATCGTGAACATGGG GTCCAGGAGGTACGGATACCGGTGCCCTTCGGTGAGATCGCAGGGAAATGGTGGGGTCCCCGAAACGTACGGCCGATCGTCTGTCTGCACGGTTGGCAAGATAATGCGGGAACGTTCGATACGTTGATACCGCTTCTGCCACCACACATCAGTTTCCTGGCGCTCGACACCCCGGGCCATGGTTACTCATCCCGGATACCGCACGGAATGTCCTACCAACCGATGAACGTGTTCTACATGCTCAACTTCATCATGGCCGAGTACGGCTGGCGAAAGATCTCGCTGATGGGCCACTCGATGGGTTCGGTGTTGGTGTACGCGTACGCGGCCGTTTTCCCCACGCGTGTCGATCTCGTCGTTTCGCTAGACGCCCTGAAACCGCAGGTGTTCCCGGACTCCGTCATGGTGTCACTGATGGCCGAACTAACGCCCGAACTCGTTAAGGCGGATCGGCGCAACCAGGACCGTACGGAACCACCGGCCTATACGTACgaggaagcgatcgatcggttgtaCCACGGTGCCGTTAACTCAATCACCCGCGAGGCCTGTCCTTTTCTGCTCCAGCGCAACATCCGTCGATCGGCCAAATACCCGGAGAAGTACTACTTTTCGCGTGACAGCCGGCTCAAGTATGGGCTTGGGTTTCTGTGGTCACAGGCGATCAACCTGCGACTGGCACAGAACCTCACGATGCCATTCCTGTTCGTGAAGGCTTCGGATTCACCGTACTGGGAAAGCAAACAGTATTACGATGAAGCAATCGAGATCTTGCGCCGTGACAATGCGCACTTTGAGCTGCAGCACGTCGAGGGTACGCACCACGTTCATCTGTCCCATCCGGAGCGTGTGGCACCGGCTGTGACCGAGTTTTTGCGTAAATATTGGCAAAAGGATGACGACAGTGAGCACACTAGTAGTAAGCTGTAA
- the LOC126572038 gene encoding 40S ribosomal protein S21 isoform X1, translating to MENDAGEFVDLYCPRKCSSSNRIIHAKDHASIQINIVDVDPETGRMLDTSKVYAICGEIRRMGESDDCIVRLAKKDGLVSKNY from the exons ATGGAGAACGACGCCGGAGAGTTCGTTGATTTGTACTGCCCCCGCAAGTG CTCGTCGAGCAACCGCATCATCCACGCCAAGGATCATGCCTCGATCCAGATCAACATCGTCGATGTCGACCCGGAAACTGGCCGCATGCTGGACACCTCGAAGGTGTACGCTATCTGCGGAGAAATCCGCCGCATGGGAGAGTCGGACGATTGCATCGTTCGTCTGGCGAAGAAGGACGGTCTCGTTTCGAA GAACTACTAA